DNA from Treponema primitia ZAS-1:
AAAGCTTTGAACAATGCGCGGGTTTCCTCAAGATCCCCGAAAGTCCGGAAGCTCTGGACAATACCTGGGTTCATCCGGAAAACTACGCCATAGCGCGGGCCATCAGAAATACTATTACCACCACCGGTAACCTTGCCGCCGGGGAGGCCAAGGCTCTGAAGGAACAGTACAATGTGGGGGATACCACCATCAGCGATATTGTGGAGGAACTGAAAAAGCCCAACCGGGACCCTCGGGAAGGGTTCCCCAAACCCATCATGCAGAAAGGGGTGGTGACCTTCGAAGATCTCAGCGAAGGGATGACGATCACCGGAAAAATAAAGAACGTAGTTGATTTCGGAGCCTTTGTAGACCTGGGGATCAAGGAAACAGCGTTGGTACATATTTCCGAGTTGAGCGATCATTTTGTGAAGGACCCCATGGATGCGGTTAAGGTGGGGGATGTGCTGGAATTCCGCATCATCGGCCTGGACCGTGACCGCCGCCGGATCAGCCTTTCCCGGAAGAGCGATTCAGCGCAGCCGAAACAGGAACGTGCCCAAGAGCGGGGAACAAAAGTCCCCCAAGAGGCGGGCGGCGAAGGAAAGAAAAAGCTTGTGGTTGTCAGGAAAGAAGGGGAAGCCGGAAACACCGGTCGTGGAGGCGGTAACGGCGGTTCCGTGAGCACCGGGTCCGGCAGGGCTGGGGGCGGGTCCGGCTACACGGGAGGCGGCGGTACGCAGCGTAATTCCAGGGACCGCAGTAACCCTGACGATGATGGCACCATGTACAACCCCTTTGCGGAGGCCCTTAAAAAGATGAAGGAAAAGAAATAAGGGAGGATAAGGAAAAGAGGTGCATATATCTGTAGCGCTGAATTCCATTATTGGATCAGCTTTGGTAATTATCCTCATCTTTGCTGATTATTTTCGGAAGTATAATACCGATGGTTTTCAGCGGAATGCTTTTTTTCATGTCCTGTTGACTGCCATAGTAGCAATGCTGGCGGACTTTGGTTTCTATTTGCTCAACGGTGTTTCGGGAACGGTAGTCCGTTATGTGTTGTATGTTGATTTGTTGATCTTCTTTATTTTTCAGATCGCCGCATTTTATTATGTTTTTATCCTTATTGATTATCTAACTTTTAAGGAAAAGGAACGGACAAAAAGGATTGCCAAAATTGTCTGGGCCATGTTTATCCTCAATGGGATTTTCCTTCTTATCAATATTCCTCTGGATTTTTATTTTTATCTTACGCCGGATAATGTATTTCATTATGGGAATAAATATTTTATCCGCCTCATCATTAGTTATTTTCCCGTATTGATGGTACTCGTTGATATATTTTTTCTGGCAAAGAATGTTAAAACATCCCAGGCTTTTCTGTGCTTCTTTTTTATCCTCTTTACCGGTCTCGGTTCTTCTATAGATATACTCTTTAAAACAGTCGGCCTGATCTGGCCTTGTTTTACCTCGGCGCTTCTCTACGCATATTTTTTTATCATCCAGTCGGAT
Protein-coding regions in this window:
- a CDS encoding GGDEF domain-containing protein, with the translated sequence MHISVALNSIIGSALVIILIFADYFRKYNTDGFQRNAFFHVLLTAIVAMLADFGFYLLNGVSGTVVRYVLYVDLLIFFIFQIAAFYYVFILIDYLTFKEKERTKRIAKIVWAMFILNGIFLLINIPLDFYFYLTPDNVFHYGNKYFIRLIISYFPVLMVLVDIFFLAKNVKTSQAFLCFFFILFTGLGSSIDILFKTVGLIWPCFTSALLYAYFFIIQSDSKIDSLTGIGNRYSFNEFINQVSGQNAKQPYSVVMIDMDHFKEINDTLGHLEGDNALRDMAAIIKGCIRNSDFAARYGGDEFVLAAKKESDVIRLMERIQQAINNQNEKKVRPYTIQISYGYDVFIPNSGQSIEAFLSHIDNLMYKHKAAKRRSTD